The proteins below come from a single Gimesia alba genomic window:
- the nadE gene encoding NAD(+) synthase, whose product MITQTKAFSPELLNLDCAAETDRIVKWMQETVRKTMRKKGAVLGLSGGIDSSVVTALCVRAFGADRVLGIMMPEHDTKDESLTYGQLLADHFNVEAIVENISPMLQGAGCYERRDAAIKQVIPEYQPNWKSKIVLPNLLKEGGYRVFSVVVQTPSGEFIKKRLPLSAYQTIVAATNFKQRCRKMMEYYHADRLNYAVPGTPNRLEYDQGFFVKNGDGAADLKPIAHLYKSQVYQLAAYLDVPEVIRMRPPTTDTYSLEQSQEEFFFAVSYDKLDCCLYGLNNGFPAADVAAGIGLPSEQVELVYGDIESKRKAARYLHMPPQLIDSVSKHAEA is encoded by the coding sequence ATGATCACTCAGACGAAAGCATTCAGCCCTGAATTATTGAACCTCGATTGTGCAGCAGAAACCGACCGCATCGTCAAATGGATGCAGGAAACGGTTCGCAAAACGATGCGTAAAAAAGGAGCTGTTCTGGGTTTGTCCGGCGGAATCGACAGTAGCGTGGTCACAGCGTTGTGTGTCCGTGCCTTCGGAGCCGATCGTGTTCTGGGAATCATGATGCCCGAACACGATACGAAAGATGAAAGTCTGACCTACGGTCAACTGCTGGCGGATCATTTTAACGTTGAAGCCATCGTAGAAAACATCTCACCCATGCTGCAGGGAGCAGGCTGCTATGAGCGCCGTGATGCCGCCATCAAACAGGTCATCCCGGAATATCAGCCGAACTGGAAATCAAAAATCGTTCTGCCCAACCTGCTTAAGGAAGGCGGCTACCGCGTCTTCTCTGTCGTTGTGCAAACTCCCTCGGGAGAATTCATCAAAAAACGACTCCCATTATCCGCTTATCAAACGATTGTCGCCGCGACCAACTTCAAACAGCGTTGCCGCAAAATGATGGAATACTACCATGCAGACCGTTTGAACTACGCCGTCCCGGGAACACCGAATCGGCTTGAATACGATCAAGGGTTCTTTGTGAAAAACGGCGATGGTGCAGCCGATTTAAAACCAATTGCGCACCTCTATAAATCACAGGTATATCAGCTCGCTGCCTACCTGGACGTACCCGAAGTCATTCGCATGCGGCCTCCCACAACCGACACCTACTCTCTGGAACAATCTCAAGAAGAATTCTTCTTCGCTGTCTCTTATGACAAACTGGACTGCTGTCTTTACGGTTTAAATAACGGCTTTCCAGCCGCAGATGTCGCAGCAGGCATTGGGCTGCCCTCAGAACAGGTTGAATTGGTTTACGGCGATATCGAATCCAAACGCAAAGCGGCTCGTTATTTACACATGCCGCCACAGCTGATTGATTCCGTATCCAAACATGCCGAAGCTTAG
- a CDS encoding polysaccharide deacetylase family protein → MSKRELLAKALDWSGFNKLARSTHLWNGLIVLNYHRVGEANQSLFDHDLWSASVEDFEQQVRFLSLNFDLIRIRDLDDLWNRKKGRHVLITFDDGYLDNYECAFPILKSYNSPATFFLTTGFLDDRKVAWWDEISWMVRCATQSELPENSWTGDAVSLKSDDCDQSIKRLLSVFKKLSGDETETYLNFLAEQTGAGRCPQEIADQVWMTWDMVREMHAAGMDFGGHTVNHPILANHPEETQRFEIEHCKQRIETEIKDSISAFSYPVGGKDCFNQQTRDCLQQAGYRWGFSYYGGYSQFGPCDNWDVPRIAVESEEPATLFRAAVSLPQVFC, encoded by the coding sequence GTGAGTAAAAGAGAACTCCTGGCAAAAGCGCTGGACTGGTCTGGTTTCAATAAACTGGCTCGTTCGACTCATCTCTGGAATGGACTGATTGTCCTGAATTACCACCGGGTCGGTGAAGCCAATCAGTCACTCTTTGACCATGATCTCTGGAGTGCTTCTGTCGAAGACTTCGAACAACAGGTGCGTTTTCTCAGCCTGAACTTTGACCTGATCCGCATTCGTGATCTGGACGACCTTTGGAATCGGAAGAAAGGGCGCCACGTTCTGATTACATTCGACGACGGCTATCTCGATAACTATGAATGTGCCTTTCCCATTCTGAAATCTTATAATTCGCCCGCCACATTCTTTCTGACAACAGGCTTCCTGGATGACAGAAAAGTAGCCTGGTGGGATGAAATCTCCTGGATGGTCCGCTGCGCCACGCAATCAGAATTACCTGAAAATTCCTGGACGGGTGATGCTGTCTCATTGAAATCAGATGACTGCGATCAATCAATCAAAAGGCTGCTCAGTGTCTTCAAAAAATTATCGGGGGATGAAACGGAAACGTATCTGAACTTCCTGGCAGAGCAAACCGGCGCCGGACGCTGCCCGCAGGAAATCGCAGACCAGGTCTGGATGACCTGGGATATGGTTCGAGAAATGCATGCAGCCGGCATGGATTTCGGCGGGCATACTGTTAACCATCCCATTCTGGCAAACCATCCTGAAGAAACACAACGATTTGAAATCGAACACTGCAAACAGAGAATTGAAACGGAAATCAAAGATTCGATTTCCGCCTTCAGCTATCCCGTCGGCGGAAAAGACTGCTTCAATCAACAAACCAGAGACTGCCTGCAGCAGGCCGGTTATCGCTGGGGCTTCAGTTATTACGGCGGTTATTCCCAGTTCGGTCCATGTGACAATTGGGATGTCCCACGAATTGCTGTGGAATCCGAAGAACCAGCGACACTCTTTCGTGCTGCCGTTTCACTTCCACAAGTCTTTTGCTGA
- the rpsD gene encoding 30S ribosomal protein S4 yields MGRYTGPKGRVNRRLGALVFEDAGATRALDQRNLPPGMSQRRRKASNYGLALIEKQKIKFYYGLRERQLRRYFDKARRIKGNTGEALLILCEQRLDNVVCRAGFAQTRPQARQGIVHSHFQLNGVTVNKPSIWVKPGDVITVRNRPNLKKLYGELVESGRPGCAWITLDKKALAANVVTAPTFEDVSLPVDVGQVVALISR; encoded by the coding sequence ATGGGTCGTTACACAGGACCAAAAGGACGGGTGAACCGTCGCTTAGGAGCTTTGGTTTTCGAAGACGCAGGTGCAACACGCGCATTGGACCAGCGAAACCTTCCGCCAGGAATGTCACAGCGTCGTCGCAAGGCCTCTAACTATGGTCTCGCCTTGATCGAAAAGCAGAAGATCAAATTCTATTATGGTCTGCGTGAGCGTCAGTTACGTCGCTACTTCGACAAAGCCCGCCGCATCAAAGGTAACACCGGGGAAGCATTGCTGATTCTCTGCGAGCAACGTCTCGATAACGTTGTCTGCCGTGCCGGATTTGCTCAAACGCGTCCACAAGCCCGACAGGGAATCGTACACTCACACTTCCAGTTGAACGGCGTGACTGTCAACAAGCCTTCCATCTGGGTTAAACCCGGTGATGTCATTACTGTTCGGAATCGTCCGAACCTCAAAAAACTCTATGGTGAGTTGGTTGAGTCTGGCCGTCCCGGATGTGCCTGGATTACACTGGACAAAAAAGCGTTGGCTGCCAACGTGGTCACTGCACCAACCTTTGAAGACGTCAGCCTGCCGGTAGACGTGGGTCAGGTTGTGGCTCTGATCTCCCGCTAA